One Triticum dicoccoides isolate Atlit2015 ecotype Zavitan chromosome 4B, WEW_v2.0, whole genome shotgun sequence genomic window carries:
- the LOC119290755 gene encoding protein IN2-1 homolog B-like gives MATAVPPIISPKEDLPPPLTSASEPPPLFDGTTRLYLAYHCPYAQRAWITRNCKGLQHEIKVVAIDLADRPAWYKEKVYPENKVPALEHNNQVKGESLDLVKYIDSNFDGPALLPDDSAKKQFAEELLAFSDGFNSAFFSCLRSKGDVSDEAAAAVDKIEAALGKFSDGPFFLGQFSLVDIAYVPFIERFQIFYSGIKKDDLAKGRPNLHKFIEEVNKVDAYTQTKLDPQFLLDQMKEKFGIA, from the exons ATGGCAACCGCCGTTCCACCGATCAT CTCCCCGAAGGAAGATCTCCCCCCTCCACTGACCTCCGCCTCCGAGCCCCCTCCGCTCTTCGACGGCACCACCAG GCTGTATCTTGCATATCACTGCCCGTACGCGCAGCGCGCTTGGATTACCAGGAACTGCAAG GGTTTACAACACGAGATCAAGGTAGTTGCCATAGATCTGGCAGACAGGCCAGCTTGGTACAAGGAGAAAGTTTACCCGGAGAACAAG GTGCCTGCCCTGGAGCATAACAACCAGGTGAAAGGAGAGAGCTtggatttggtcaaatacattgacAGCAATTTTGATGGCCCAGCATTGCTGCCTGAT GATTCTGCAAAAAAGCAGTTTGCTGAGGAACTGCTTGCGTTCAGCGATGGGTTTAATAGTGCATTTTTCTCATGCTTACGCTCCAAGGGAGATGTGTCAGATGAAGCCG CTGCTGCTGTGGATAAAATAGAAGCTGCCTTGGGAAAGTTCAGCGACGGCCCATTCTTCCTTGGCCAGTTcagtttg GTGGACATTGCATATGTGCCATTCATTGAAAGGTTTCAAATATTCTATTCTGGTATCAAGAAGGATGATCTCGCCAAGGGCAGGCCCAACCTGCACAAATTCATTGAG GAAGTGAACAAGGTCGACGCATATACACAGACAAAACTGGACCCGCAGTTTCTGCTTGATCAAATGAAGGAGAAGTTTGGC ATTGCTTGA
- the LOC119293723 gene encoding protein IN2-1 homolog B-like: MRQIFCLRFKKKICRFAGEALPPTLTSAAAQPPLYDGSTRLYMTYVCPYAQRAWIARNCKGLQHKILLVPIDLDDRPAWLSKIYPKNQVPCLEHNNKMIGESLDLIKYIDSNFEGPKLSPDDPEKQGLAEELLAYSDTFNQAMMSALTTKGAVTADAGKS; the protein is encoded by the exons atgaggcaaatcttttgcctccgtttcaaaaaaaaaatctgtaGGTTTGCAGGGGAAGCTCTCCCGCCTACCTTGACATCCGCTGCTGCTCAGCCACCTCTCTACGATGGCTCAACCAG GTTGTACATGACGTATGTCTGCCCGTATGCGCAGCGGGCGTGGATCGCGAGGAACTGCAAG GGTTTGCAGCACAAGATCTTGCTCGTCCCCATCGATTTGGATGATAGGCCAGCGTGGCTCAGCAAGATTTACCCCAAAAATCAG GTACCCTGCCTAGAGCACAACAACAAAATGATAGGAGAGAGCTTGGATTTGATCAAGTACATAGACAGCAATTTCGAAGGCCCCAAACTGAGTCCTGAT GATCCTGAAAAGCAAGGGCTTGCAGAAGAACTGCTGGCTTATTCAGACACCTTCAATCAAGCGATGATGTCGGCATTGACTACCAAAGGGGCAGTGACTGCTGATGCTGGCAAGAGCTAA
- the LOC119290758 gene encoding uncharacterized protein LOC119290758: MSRLAAAALRGALTASGARSCSISVAFPLASSRLFSTDASGAVAGSQDDSSSAEGHTYGRFYTSISGVGRLGKNMLKTDIIHYLDQCELSLDDVKIDYNKGFYPMGALLKFPSVESFETAVRQTIQGRMYRLERVSPEEWEHKISLNGKAVLLQGVPRNAQVDDIERFLCGTNYEPPPFENFIKAGVPEPVRMVLVKFGSRTDATNAFLAKNKGFCLNNPVTMRVIQ; the protein is encoded by the exons ATGTCGAGGCTCGCGGCCGCCGCCCTCCGCGGCGCCCTCACCGCCTCTGGGGCTCGCTCGTGCTCGATCTCGGTGGCATTTCCCCTTGCATCCTCTCGTCTCTTCTCAACCGACGCATCCGGCGCCGTAGCGGGATCACAGGACGACTCATCGTCCGCCGAAG GCCATACCTATGGAAGGTTCTACACTAGTATTTCTGGTGTTGGCCGTCTTGGCAAGAACATGCTGAAGACTGACATTATCCATTACCTTGACCAATGTGAACTGTCACTGGATGATGTGAAGATTGATTACAACAAGGGGTTTTATCCCATGGGCGC ATTATTGAAGTTTCCTTCGGTGGAATCATTTGAGACAGCAGTCAGGCAAACAATTCAGGGCCGCATGTACAGGCTTGAGAGG GTGAGTCCTGAGGAGTGGGAACACAAGATATCTTTGAATGGAAAAGCT GTACTGTTGCAAGGAGTCCCTCGAAACGCTCAAGTTGATGACATAGAACGTTTCTTGTGCGGCACTAACTATGAACCTCCTCCATTTGAAAACTTTATCAA AGCTGGGGTCCCCGAGCCTGTAAGAATGGTGCTGGTAAAGTTCGGCTCGAGGACTGATGCAACCAATGCCTTCCTTGCTAAAAACAAGGGTTTCTGTCTGAACAATCCTGTTACCATGCGGGTTATTCAGTAA